One genomic region from uncultured Cohaesibacter sp. encodes:
- a CDS encoding FAD-dependent monooxygenase, translated as MSHERNVDVAVVGSGPAGHVAAIQMAKLGLSCVLIGPEHGGEDGRTTALLGSSVPYLQSLGLWDAIASEGQALKIMRLIDDTGRLFKAPTTEFDSSEIDLEAFGYNIDNNRLVATLHAALETQDPERVIQDKQLARSVRLESHGAMIEMEDGSVWQARLAIAADGRKSIVREAAGIEMRKWSYPQTAMVVNLHHPSTPHNNISTEFHTKTGPFTLVPYRDGFTSSLVCVVKAEDAESLKGMDRHLLALELERRAHSIYGAFEVISDPQSFPLSGMVAKQFYGPRAALIAESAHAFPPIGAQGLNLSLRDISSLADVIREDGAGDPGADDVVQTYGQLRRSDIWSRTAGVHMLNMSLISALPFGQGARTAGLALANMVPSLRKLMMKAGLDAPTKIGWTTEAINKREKHS; from the coding sequence ATGTCGCACGAAAGAAATGTGGATGTTGCTGTGGTTGGAAGCGGGCCTGCAGGCCATGTTGCTGCCATCCAAATGGCAAAGCTCGGACTCTCTTGTGTTCTGATTGGCCCTGAACATGGCGGTGAAGACGGGCGAACCACGGCCCTGCTGGGCAGCTCGGTGCCCTATCTTCAAAGTCTGGGGCTTTGGGATGCGATTGCATCGGAGGGGCAAGCCCTCAAGATCATGCGTCTCATTGACGATACCGGACGCCTTTTCAAGGCGCCGACGACGGAATTTGACAGCTCCGAGATCGATCTGGAGGCCTTTGGCTACAATATTGATAACAATCGCCTCGTTGCCACCTTGCATGCCGCTTTGGAAACGCAGGATCCGGAACGTGTTATTCAGGACAAGCAACTCGCTCGTTCTGTTCGGTTGGAGAGCCATGGGGCCATGATCGAGATGGAGGATGGTTCTGTCTGGCAGGCGCGGCTTGCCATTGCTGCGGACGGACGCAAGTCCATCGTGCGGGAGGCCGCCGGTATCGAGATGCGCAAATGGTCCTACCCGCAGACCGCCATGGTGGTTAACCTGCATCATCCCTCAACACCGCACAACAATATCTCGACAGAGTTTCACACCAAGACAGGCCCCTTCACGCTAGTGCCATATAGGGACGGCTTTACATCAAGTCTCGTTTGTGTGGTCAAGGCTGAAGACGCTGAAAGCCTCAAGGGGATGGATCGGCATCTGTTGGCGCTTGAGCTTGAACGACGGGCCCATTCTATTTACGGCGCGTTTGAGGTGATTAGTGATCCGCAGAGCTTCCCTCTTTCTGGCATGGTGGCAAAGCAGTTTTACGGTCCGCGCGCAGCGTTGATTGCAGAGAGCGCCCATGCCTTCCCGCCAATCGGGGCACAGGGGCTCAATCTCAGCCTGCGCGATATCTCCAGTTTGGCCGATGTCATCCGAGAAGATGGCGCAGGCGATCCCGGAGCAGATGATGTGGTGCAGACCTATGGCCAACTGCGGCGCAGCGATATCTGGTCTCGCACCGCAGGAGTGCATATGCTCAATATGTCGCTCATCTCCGCCCTGCCCTTCGGTCAAGGTGCGCGCACAGCTGGTTTGGCTCTGGCCAACATGGTTCCTTCCTTACGCAAGTTGATGATGAAGGCGGGACTGGATGCACCAACGAAGATTGGTTGGACCACAGAGGCCATCAACAAGCGTGAGAAACATTCCTAG
- a CDS encoding class I adenylate-forming enzyme family protein, whose amino-acid sequence MLLSTPEQIETYSSSGLWGEDRLDLVFARHAEQRPDDLALIDDQGLHSVSGRRPQCLSFIRTWRRVVALSEFLTGIGMKADTVVAMLIPPSADAAVLTLVASRMGLILAPIPLTSGEADLREKLEQVGAKAIVCCSHYEEEAVAERVRNVAAEMFSIRFVFCIGENAPEGLIDLGDILDGEDNVAEDGLFEHGGQISANSVLAIHWSSAGSEQAMPIGRSHNQLFAIARYVHEQTDLSGEHCSFVSHHLSGLIGFAVGMVAALDVGARLQFHNFRTLGRYINALAEFGGQHVVLPGGLWEEAHALLPMQVREQLISIMLVWNRVHAEQTVFAENETAARLIDLTNFKDLALFSQIRRHPSEVGSVPLGAINSLHDPSRVWMETFLYGMEESRAQTDSAIVGGELCLKGSMLPPCAFPLAGAVEGKALRATEDGYIHTEIGCHLVTEEHGDQRALFRPLGDLGDVLAFGGFTERGTDLDALYRDCIVVTDAAAFVVPSEENNPAHLMAALVVDDKETAREEFYAYLKEKRVSSMKWPRDIIFVEAIPRQTNGKVMRESLIEASQVANVA is encoded by the coding sequence ATGCTCCTCTCAACCCCTGAACAAATCGAAACCTATTCTTCATCAGGTCTGTGGGGGGAAGATCGCCTTGATTTGGTTTTTGCGCGGCACGCCGAGCAACGACCGGATGATCTTGCACTGATTGATGATCAGGGTTTGCATTCAGTGAGCGGTCGAAGACCTCAATGCCTCTCTTTCATTCGTACATGGCGGCGTGTGGTTGCGCTATCAGAGTTTCTCACCGGTATCGGCATGAAAGCCGACACGGTGGTTGCCATGCTCATTCCGCCCAGTGCCGATGCCGCTGTGCTGACACTGGTGGCGAGCCGCATGGGGCTCATACTGGCGCCAATCCCTCTGACGAGTGGTGAAGCGGATTTGCGCGAGAAGCTTGAGCAGGTCGGTGCCAAGGCCATCGTTTGCTGTTCCCATTATGAAGAAGAAGCCGTGGCCGAGCGCGTGCGCAATGTGGCCGCCGAGATGTTTTCCATCCGCTTTGTTTTCTGCATCGGGGAGAATGCGCCTGAAGGTCTTATTGATCTTGGCGATATTCTGGATGGCGAGGACAATGTGGCCGAGGACGGATTGTTCGAGCATGGTGGTCAGATCAGCGCCAACAGCGTTCTGGCGATCCATTGGAGCTCTGCGGGGAGCGAACAGGCCATGCCGATCGGGCGCAGCCACAACCAGCTGTTCGCCATTGCGCGCTATGTTCATGAACAAACGGATCTTAGTGGTGAGCATTGCTCTTTTGTGAGCCACCATTTGTCCGGGCTGATTGGCTTCGCCGTGGGAATGGTTGCTGCTCTTGATGTCGGGGCCCGACTTCAGTTCCACAATTTCCGGACGCTCGGGCGCTATATCAATGCGTTGGCCGAGTTTGGCGGGCAGCATGTGGTGTTGCCTGGTGGCCTTTGGGAAGAGGCGCACGCACTCCTGCCGATGCAGGTGCGCGAGCAACTGATCAGCATCATGCTGGTGTGGAATCGGGTGCATGCAGAGCAGACCGTTTTTGCAGAGAATGAAACCGCAGCGCGCCTGATTGATCTGACCAACTTCAAGGATCTTGCCCTCTTCTCGCAAATCCGGCGTCATCCGAGCGAGGTCGGATCGGTTCCCTTGGGCGCAATCAATTCTCTGCATGATCCTTCGCGCGTCTGGATGGAAACCTTCCTTTATGGCATGGAAGAATCCCGCGCACAGACCGACAGCGCGATTGTTGGGGGTGAACTCTGCCTCAAAGGCTCCATGCTGCCTCCTTGCGCCTTTCCGTTGGCCGGTGCTGTTGAAGGAAAGGCCCTGCGTGCGACGGAAGACGGCTACATTCATACCGAAATTGGCTGCCATCTCGTAACCGAAGAACATGGCGATCAGCGTGCTTTGTTCCGCCCACTTGGTGATTTGGGCGATGTGTTGGCCTTTGGCGGCTTTACAGAACGTGGGACAGATCTTGATGCTCTTTATCGGGATTGTATCGTGGTCACCGATGCGGCCGCATTTGTTGTGCCTTCGGAGGAAAATAATCCTGCCCATTTGATGGCTGCACTCGTGGTGGATGACAAGGAGACTGCACGGGAAGAATTTTACGCCTATCTGAAGGAAAAACGCGTTTCCAGCATGAAATGGCCACGCGATATCATATTTGTCGAAGCTATTCCGCGCCAGACGAATGGCAAGGTCATGCGAGAAAGCCTGATCGAGGCCAGTCAGGTGGCCAACGTCGCATAA
- a CDS encoding CoA ester lyase: MKTPRAFYKPLAIGAPAPYRDLPVRVERMIHFVPPHVEKMRAKIPDLIQTVDVILGNLEDAIPADMKEEARAGFIQLAKDNDFGSTGLWTRVNCLNSPWFLDDVIDIVSQVGNKLDVIMLPKVEGAWDIHYLDQLLAQLEAKHGVEKPILIHAILETAEGVANVESICAASPRMHGISLGPADLAASRGMKTTRVGGGHPGYRVLGDVQEGKERAFYQQDLWHYTMAKMVDACMTYGLKAFYGPFGDFSDPDACEAQFRNSFLLGCMGTWSLHPSQVAIAKRVFSPDVDEVKMALRILEAMPDGTGAVMIDGKMQDDATWKQAKVIVDLAKQVADKDPEMGALYGLSS, from the coding sequence ATGAAAACGCCACGTGCATTTTACAAACCATTGGCCATTGGGGCGCCCGCACCCTATCGCGACCTGCCGGTTAGAGTGGAGCGCATGATTCATTTCGTGCCGCCGCATGTCGAGAAGATGCGCGCCAAGATACCTGATCTTATCCAGACGGTTGATGTGATATTGGGCAATCTGGAAGATGCCATCCCGGCAGATATGAAAGAAGAAGCGCGAGCTGGTTTCATCCAGTTGGCAAAAGACAATGATTTTGGTTCTACCGGCCTTTGGACGCGTGTTAATTGCCTCAATTCCCCGTGGTTTCTGGATGATGTCATCGACATTGTTTCGCAAGTGGGCAACAAGCTTGATGTCATCATGCTGCCCAAGGTGGAAGGCGCTTGGGATATTCACTATCTCGATCAGCTCCTCGCGCAACTGGAGGCCAAGCACGGGGTTGAAAAGCCGATCCTGATCCATGCGATTTTGGAAACAGCCGAGGGGGTGGCCAATGTGGAATCCATTTGTGCTGCCTCCCCGCGTATGCATGGCATTTCCCTTGGGCCGGCCGATCTGGCCGCATCCCGTGGCATGAAGACCACGCGGGTTGGCGGTGGCCATCCGGGTTATCGGGTGCTTGGTGACGTGCAAGAAGGCAAAGAGCGAGCCTTCTATCAGCAGGATCTCTGGCACTATACCATGGCTAAGATGGTCGATGCCTGCATGACCTATGGTCTCAAGGCTTTCTATGGTCCCTTTGGGGATTTCTCCGATCCGGATGCCTGCGAGGCGCAGTTCCGCAACAGCTTCCTTTTGGGCTGCATGGGAACATGGTCTCTGCATCCCTCACAGGTGGCCATTGCAAAGCGCGTCTTCAGCCCGGATGTCGATGAAGTCAAAATGGCCTTGCGCATTCTGGAAGCCATGCCAGATGGAACCGGAGCCGTAATGATCGACGGCAAAATGCAGGATGATGCCACGTGGAAACAAGCCAAGGTCATCGTCGATCTGGCCAAACAGGTGGCAGACAAAGATCCGGAAATGGGCGCACTTTATGGTTTGTCCAGCTAG
- a CDS encoding invasion associated locus B family protein, with protein MKFCSEDTKTKKQLCAITQELKAETGQFLASISLRELEGAKRKALVIAITPGMLLRHGLTIQIDKGKQIKGTFSICFPNACFSDLAVDATFVEQMKKGATISVTALNQQAQPVRFDLTLSGFTASYDGDPIDLKKTAEEQQKLQELLRKRAEEQRQKLLEQKQKTE; from the coding sequence ATGAAATTTTGTAGCGAGGATACGAAGACAAAAAAACAGCTCTGCGCGATCACTCAGGAACTGAAGGCTGAAACAGGCCAGTTTCTTGCTTCGATTTCGCTGCGTGAGCTGGAAGGGGCAAAACGCAAAGCCCTTGTCATCGCCATTACGCCGGGAATGCTGTTGCGTCACGGCCTAACGATCCAGATCGACAAAGGAAAGCAGATCAAGGGAACCTTCTCCATTTGCTTCCCGAATGCCTGCTTCTCCGACTTGGCGGTGGACGCCACATTTGTCGAGCAGATGAAGAAGGGTGCCACAATCTCTGTCACCGCACTCAATCAGCAAGCACAACCAGTGCGCTTCGATCTGACCCTGTCGGGCTTCACCGCAAGCTATGACGGCGATCCGATTGATCTGAAGAAAACAGCCGAAGAGCAGCAGAAGCTTCAGGAATTGTTGCGCAAGCGCGCCGAAGAGCAGCGCCAGAAACTGCTTGAACAAAAGCAAAAGACCGAATAG
- a CDS encoding DUF2182 domain-containing protein has protein sequence MSPLGNFFDTSSSRELQKQMARFRAEHPELTAAEAKPRIALFLAIAAASLFAWFYLFAMVVDMAPDMDMRALGPGMSAFNVFNGFESLDPTTRAFIAAVCAPSAAIGHFGMPSLDAWGMQDLIIVFAMWVMMAIAMMLPTAAPILKSYASVQEAKGKKAGPLSVLLLTLGYLSIWIGFAFLATLLQWGLTEIQTMSPVMAPASMVFSASTLLLAGIYQFTPAKQACLLRCQLPFPYFNRRTEKGFFRSFAGSYVMGLEQGLFCTGCTWALMVVMFAVGVMNVIWMAILGLLMAIEKAVPNPWVTRGIGIFLIIWGLLVLSISPAGRTILGI, from the coding sequence ATGAGTCCACTGGGAAATTTTTTCGACACCAGCAGCAGCCGGGAATTGCAAAAGCAAATGGCCCGCTTCCGTGCGGAGCATCCCGAACTCACAGCAGCCGAAGCAAAACCACGCATCGCGCTCTTTCTGGCGATCGCAGCAGCCTCTCTTTTTGCATGGTTCTATTTGTTTGCCATGGTAGTCGACATGGCCCCGGACATGGACATGCGCGCACTTGGGCCGGGCATGTCTGCCTTCAACGTTTTCAACGGGTTTGAAAGCCTGGACCCGACAACGCGAGCCTTCATCGCCGCTGTTTGCGCGCCGTCTGCTGCTATCGGCCATTTCGGCATGCCCAGTCTGGACGCCTGGGGCATGCAGGATCTCATCATCGTCTTTGCCATGTGGGTCATGATGGCGATTGCCATGATGTTGCCCACGGCCGCTCCAATCCTGAAGAGCTATGCGTCCGTGCAAGAAGCAAAGGGCAAAAAAGCCGGACCATTGTCCGTCTTGTTGCTGACATTGGGTTATCTAAGCATCTGGATCGGCTTTGCCTTCCTCGCCACCCTGCTGCAATGGGGGCTGACGGAAATCCAGACCATGTCACCAGTTATGGCGCCCGCATCCATGGTTTTTTCCGCAAGCACATTGCTGCTGGCAGGCATTTATCAATTCACTCCGGCGAAACAGGCCTGCCTGTTACGCTGCCAACTGCCCTTTCCCTATTTCAACAGACGCACGGAGAAAGGTTTTTTCCGCTCCTTTGCCGGTTCTTACGTTATGGGGCTAGAGCAGGGGCTGTTTTGCACCGGCTGCACATGGGCGCTCATGGTTGTGATGTTCGCTGTCGGTGTGATGAATGTGATCTGGATGGCTATTTTAGGGTTATTGATGGCCATCGAAAAGGCGGTTCCCAATCCATGGGTCACGCGCGGCATCGGTATTTTTCTCATAATTTGGGGACTTTTGGTGCTCTCCATCTCTCCTGCGGGGCGAACCATTCTTGGCATTTGA
- a CDS encoding extracellular solute-binding protein, whose translation MASKKIFFSVVTACALMVSPIVASPTMAEPVHGIAMHGQPKYDKNFAYLDYVNPNAPKGGKITYGLQGSFDSLNPFLLKGVAPRGLWDVDYGHNVYETLLARSDDEAFSLYGLIAEWIDMPEDRSSITFKIRDDARFSDGTPITVEDVKFTVDLLREYGRPAYTSRIKRIAALEEPGEGQIRFVFKNGEDRELPLLIGMLPVLPKHAIDPEKFSKSGMYQFIGSGPYVIDAVDPGSKIVLKRNPDYWAKDLPIKVGKDNFDEIQIEYYRDSTAMFEAFKKGKFDIQPESDPARWADQYDFNAVEKGDVEKKIFQSNLPTGMSAFVFNTRKPVFQNRIVRRTLATLFDFDWVNKNLYHGLFKRSGSYFQNSSLSALGVPMNDREKELLAPYLDEMDPDVLDGSYAPVSAANNNEMRKVMRNAMKALASQGYGLKDGAMVNLATGAPLAFEFLSTSKEEERLALVYARVLERLGIKMDIRTVDSAQYWERRKTMDFDMMKMSWSASLSPGNEQMSRWHSSQRDVDGWFNQAGADDPAIDAMIDALLSARSQEDFTAAVRAFDRTLINGFYGVPLFHKGEQWVGLWKRIRYPESEAKGRPLAGYRPTTFWYDGE comes from the coding sequence ATGGCTTCGAAGAAGATTTTCTTTTCCGTGGTCACCGCTTGCGCATTGATGGTCTCTCCAATCGTAGCAAGCCCGACAATGGCAGAGCCTGTGCACGGCATCGCCATGCATGGTCAGCCCAAATATGACAAAAATTTCGCCTATCTGGATTATGTCAATCCGAACGCCCCCAAAGGCGGCAAGATCACTTATGGGCTACAGGGGAGCTTTGACAGTCTCAATCCGTTCTTGCTCAAGGGCGTCGCTCCGCGCGGCCTATGGGATGTGGACTATGGGCACAATGTGTATGAAACATTGTTGGCACGCAGTGACGATGAGGCCTTCTCGCTTTATGGCCTGATTGCCGAATGGATCGATATGCCCGAAGACCGCTCTTCCATTACCTTCAAGATACGCGATGATGCGCGCTTTTCGGATGGAACCCCCATCACGGTTGAAGATGTCAAATTCACGGTCGATCTGCTGCGGGAGTATGGTCGTCCCGCCTACACGAGCAGAATCAAGCGTATTGCTGCGCTGGAAGAACCGGGCGAAGGTCAAATCCGCTTTGTATTTAAAAATGGCGAAGACCGAGAATTGCCCTTGCTGATCGGTATGCTGCCGGTGTTACCCAAACATGCAATCGATCCGGAAAAATTCTCCAAGTCCGGTATGTATCAGTTTATCGGCTCCGGCCCTTATGTGATCGACGCAGTGGATCCTGGCTCGAAGATCGTGCTCAAACGGAACCCTGATTACTGGGCAAAGGATTTGCCCATCAAGGTGGGAAAAGACAATTTCGATGAAATCCAGATCGAATATTATCGGGACAGCACAGCAATGTTCGAGGCCTTCAAGAAAGGCAAGTTTGATATTCAGCCTGAGTCCGACCCGGCGCGATGGGCCGATCAGTATGATTTCAATGCCGTTGAAAAGGGGGACGTAGAAAAAAAGATCTTCCAGTCCAATCTGCCTACCGGCATGTCGGCCTTTGTTTTCAATACGCGCAAACCCGTCTTTCAAAACCGCATTGTCCGGCGCACACTGGCGACGCTATTCGATTTCGACTGGGTGAACAAAAATCTCTATCACGGGCTTTTCAAGCGCTCAGGCAGCTATTTCCAGAATTCTTCTCTTTCCGCGCTAGGTGTGCCGATGAATGATCGGGAGAAGGAATTGCTGGCTCCTTATCTGGATGAAATGGACCCCGATGTTCTGGATGGTAGCTACGCTCCGGTTTCTGCTGCCAATAACAACGAGATGCGCAAAGTGATGCGCAACGCCATGAAGGCGCTGGCCTCCCAAGGCTATGGGCTGAAGGATGGAGCCATGGTGAATCTGGCCACAGGCGCGCCACTTGCTTTTGAATTTCTGTCGACCTCCAAAGAGGAAGAGCGCCTTGCGTTGGTCTATGCGCGCGTGTTGGAGCGACTGGGGATTAAGATGGATATACGGACCGTCGATTCCGCGCAATATTGGGAGCGCCGAAAGACCATGGATTTCGACATGATGAAGATGTCCTGGAGCGCATCCCTTTCACCCGGGAATGAACAAATGTCCCGTTGGCACTCCTCCCAGAGAGATGTCGATGGGTGGTTCAATCAGGCCGGCGCTGATGACCCTGCCATTGATGCGATGATAGATGCTCTCCTCTCTGCGCGCAGTCAGGAAGATTTCACGGCAGCCGTCCGAGCCTTTGACCGAACACTGATCAATGGCTTTTATGGTGTTCCACTCTTTCATAAGGGCGAGCAATGGGTTGGTTTGTGGAAGAGGATTCGCTATCCGGAATCAGAGGCCAAGGGGCGTCCGTTGGCTGGATATCGTCCGACAACCTTCTGGTATGATGGGGAATAG
- a CDS encoding diguanylate cyclase — protein sequence MAKHALIFTSSDLGLDTPAWADVLIQVNFAVWSHYVHSDEDLDKVSQEAGILLLDLFDVKSEDVPALVARADALRKQFGFADARVPMVAIADASISLTEEQMKPFADVLKPPLTQDLIANRLTSLMRLATMRREAERRSLTFKRFGVGLPVVPPPKDLDKQSLLYLGAGAAFLPVQMALPETVETVAALTPSMALHYLEMKPFDALVVELCDYNEHLVEFISELRRNPNYFSFPIILVCHKRAVQDGLAGLAAGATDIVSFPFSERFFENRIDILVREERYRRQLRKIFSEARLLMPTDEVTRLYSEEFLKSHLDVLREEDAGASVTFVGFDITFDLVHEKRGGESLPPALLAKVSRLIASLMRAEDMLARLDNGSVVAFFPDTDLFEARMALQRIRSIVQLSPFVEHSSTRAVYVTLDFSLHYCDTRSPDFDVDKILKDLFENPVVRF from the coding sequence ATGGCCAAGCATGCACTCATTTTCACTTCTTCTGATCTTGGCCTTGATACTCCAGCTTGGGCAGATGTTCTCATTCAAGTCAATTTTGCGGTCTGGTCTCATTATGTCCATTCGGATGAAGATCTGGACAAGGTCTCGCAAGAAGCTGGCATCCTGCTGCTGGATCTGTTCGATGTAAAAAGCGAGGATGTGCCTGCTTTGGTCGCTCGGGCCGATGCCTTGCGCAAGCAGTTCGGCTTTGCCGACGCGCGGGTGCCGATGGTGGCCATTGCCGATGCATCCATCAGCCTCACCGAAGAACAGATGAAACCCTTCGCGGATGTGCTCAAACCGCCGTTGACGCAGGATCTGATCGCCAATCGTCTGACATCTCTTATGCGCCTGGCAACCATGCGGCGGGAAGCCGAGAGACGGTCGCTGACTTTCAAGCGGTTTGGTGTGGGCTTGCCCGTGGTGCCGCCGCCTAAGGATCTCGATAAGCAAAGCCTGCTTTATCTTGGGGCTGGTGCGGCTTTCCTGCCTGTTCAGATGGCATTGCCCGAAACGGTGGAAACAGTGGCTGCCCTCACGCCTTCCATGGCGTTGCATTATCTGGAAATGAAGCCATTTGATGCGCTTGTCGTGGAGCTTTGCGACTATAATGAGCATCTTGTCGAATTTATCTCCGAACTTCGGCGCAACCCAAATTATTTCTCATTCCCGATTATTCTAGTCTGCCACAAGCGGGCTGTTCAGGATGGATTGGCCGGTCTTGCGGCCGGGGCTACGGATATTGTCTCTTTCCCCTTCTCCGAACGCTTCTTTGAGAACCGTATAGATATTCTCGTGCGGGAAGAGCGCTATCGGCGGCAATTGCGCAAGATCTTCTCTGAAGCTCGATTGCTGATGCCGACCGATGAAGTGACACGGCTCTATTCAGAGGAGTTTCTTAAATCTCATCTGGATGTGCTGCGGGAGGAAGACGCCGGAGCTTCGGTAACTTTCGTTGGTTTTGATATCACTTTCGATCTGGTACATGAAAAAAGAGGTGGCGAGAGTCTGCCCCCTGCTCTGCTGGCCAAGGTCAGTCGGCTCATTGCCTCCTTGATGCGGGCTGAAGACATGCTGGCCCGTCTTGATAATGGCTCAGTGGTTGCCTTTTTTCCGGATACGGATCTGTTTGAAGCCCGCATGGCGTTGCAGCGCATTCGCTCTATTGTTCAGCTCAGCCCGTTTGTTGAGCATAGTTCGACGCGGGCAGTCTATGTCACGCTGGACTTCTCTCTGCACTATTGTGATACGCGCAGCCCGGATTTCGATGTCGACAAGATCCTCAAGGATCTGTTTGAAAATCCTGTTGTGCGCTTTTGA
- the hspQ gene encoding heat shock protein HspQ, producing MKIAKFQIGQIVRHRVYSFRGVVFDVDPEFDNSEEWYDSIPEDVRPRRDQPFYHIFAENDETEYVAYVSEQNLLKDSSGEPIRHPQVRQLFKGMKEGIYQPEDDLVN from the coding sequence ATGAAAATAGCAAAATTTCAGATCGGTCAGATCGTGCGCCACCGGGTTTATTCTTTCCGTGGCGTCGTTTTCGACGTCGACCCCGAGTTTGACAATTCGGAAGAATGGTATGATTCCATTCCTGAAGATGTTCGCCCGCGTCGCGATCAGCCTTTCTATCATATCTTTGCGGAGAATGATGAGACGGAATATGTGGCCTATGTGTCTGAGCAGAATTTGCTTAAAGACAGTTCAGGTGAACCTATTCGGCATCCGCAAGTTAGACAGCTCTTCAAGGGCATGAAAGAAGGCATCTATCAGCCGGAAGATGATCTGGTGAACTAG
- a CDS encoding CDP-alcohol phosphatidyltransferase family protein, whose protein sequence is MQKQTAFLVHLLTASGAAFALLATLAASNSDWTALFFWLLAAQFVDGIDGPIARKMKVTQILPNWSGNSLDFVIDYATYVFIPAFAFMKADLMPMPYSLIAGAIIVVTGGLYFANDQMKCPSNAFRGFPAVWNGVLFYYFLFTPDPITGFIIIVLLAAAQFIPVEFVHPVRVKSLRPLTLVFVAIWSVFACHVVFNNMVPTSLDRIVLTISGIYLFAIGPLLHFRRIRPASGQQ, encoded by the coding sequence ATGCAAAAACAAACCGCATTTCTCGTTCATCTGTTGACTGCCTCTGGTGCAGCATTTGCCCTGCTGGCAACATTGGCCGCTTCGAACAGCGACTGGACAGCCTTGTTCTTCTGGCTGCTCGCCGCCCAGTTCGTCGATGGCATAGATGGACCGATTGCGCGCAAAATGAAAGTCACACAGATTTTGCCCAACTGGAGTGGCAACAGTCTGGATTTTGTCATCGACTATGCGACCTATGTCTTCATCCCTGCTTTCGCTTTCATGAAAGCGGATTTGATGCCAATGCCTTATTCGCTTATCGCGGGTGCCATCATCGTCGTAACCGGCGGTTTGTATTTTGCCAATGACCAGATGAAATGCCCCTCGAATGCCTTTCGCGGCTTCCCAGCGGTCTGGAATGGGGTGCTCTTTTATTATTTCCTCTTCACGCCAGATCCGATCACCGGCTTCATCATCATTGTGTTGTTGGCTGCGGCCCAGTTTATTCCCGTTGAGTTCGTTCATCCGGTCCGGGTCAAATCCCTTCGCCCACTGACGCTTGTTTTCGTGGCCATATGGTCTGTATTTGCCTGCCATGTCGTCTTCAATAATATGGTGCCGACATCTTTGGACCGCATTGTGCTGACGATCAGCGGCATTTATCTGTTCGCCATCGGACCTTTGCTCCATTTCCGCAGGATCAGACCAGCAAGCGGACAGCAATAG
- a CDS encoding LysR family transcriptional regulator, with the protein MRYFAAVAEHGAIRAASRELNVASSAVNRQILWLEDSLGVPLFERVGRRLQLSPAGEILLRHVTHVLRDFEQTTSELDALRGLKRGIVRIASVESVATELLSDLAASFGKSYPDIQLRITVTHSDNIARQIIDSDADIGFCFDPPDEDLLAVNYSHPFEIGAVVNKNHPLAQMDSCCFDDCLDFPIILPSRGLSLRTALDRLLSKTETEPSIFAEVSTLQMMRRLAARDLGVCFQTRIGLNDSLDHAELCFVPLTDEQLHYNTLSILTHQQRKLKLAPAMFLTHAQQFFNNRFS; encoded by the coding sequence TTGCGTTATTTTGCGGCGGTCGCCGAGCATGGTGCGATCCGCGCGGCGAGTCGTGAGCTCAATGTTGCCTCCTCGGCCGTCAACCGGCAGATTCTCTGGCTCGAAGACAGCCTTGGCGTTCCGCTGTTTGAGCGGGTAGGGCGCAGGCTGCAACTTTCACCTGCCGGTGAGATTCTTCTGCGACACGTCACCCATGTGCTGCGCGACTTCGAACAGACAACATCCGAACTGGACGCCCTTCGTGGCCTCAAGCGCGGTATTGTACGCATCGCCAGCGTGGAAAGCGTTGCCACGGAGCTTCTGTCCGATCTTGCGGCCTCCTTTGGTAAAAGCTATCCCGATATCCAGCTCAGGATCACAGTAACCCACTCAGACAATATCGCCCGTCAGATCATCGATTCCGATGCCGATATCGGATTCTGTTTCGATCCGCCGGATGAAGACCTGCTTGCGGTCAACTATTCCCATCCCTTTGAGATTGGGGCCGTGGTAAATAAGAATCACCCGCTCGCTCAAATGGACTCATGCTGCTTTGATGATTGCCTTGATTTCCCGATCATCTTGCCATCGCGGGGTCTGTCCCTGCGCACAGCGCTTGACCGTTTGCTCTCCAAAACGGAAACCGAGCCATCCATTTTTGCAGAAGTCAGCACCCTTCAAATGATGCGCCGCTTGGCAGCTCGAGACCTAGGCGTCTGTTTCCAAACACGGATTGGCCTTAACGACTCCCTCGATCATGCAGAATTGTGTTTCGTACCGCTGACCGATGAGCAGCTCCATTATAATACGCTGTCCATCCTGACCCATCAGCAGCGCAAATTGAAGTTGGCCCCGGCGATGTTCCTGACTCATGCTCAGCAATTCTTCAACAATCGCTTTTCCTGA